A DNA window from Loxodonta africana isolate mLoxAfr1 chromosome 7, mLoxAfr1.hap2, whole genome shotgun sequence contains the following coding sequences:
- the LOC135231647 gene encoding olfactory receptor 8J2-like, which produces MLLNFLAKEKTISYHFCAAQLGGFLVFMVAEVFILAAMAYDRYVAICNLLLYMVVVSWQVCLLLISLIYLYSLTIALTVSACVFSVSYCSSNVINHFYCDNVPLLALSCSDTYIPETAVFTFSGTNLFFSMIVVLISYFYIVLTILRIQSSEGRQKAFSTCASHMMAVTVFYGTLLFMYLQPRTNHSLDTDKMASVFYTLVIPMLNPLIYSLRNKDVKDALKRFLNNPCQSLKLI; this is translated from the coding sequence ATGTTGCTCAACTTCTTGGCTAAGGAGAAAACCATTTCATACCACTTTTGTGCAGCTCAACTAGGAGGATTCTTAGTTTTCATGGTGGCTGAAGTTTTCATACTGGCggcaatggcctatgaccgctatgtggccatttgcaaccTCCTGCTCTACATGGTGGTCGTATCTTGGCAGGTCTGCCTTCTGCTAATATCCCTCATATACCTCTACAGTCTGACCATAGCACTGACTGTCTCTGCCTGTGTGTTCTCTGTATCATATTGTTCTTCTAATGTAATCAACCATTTTTACTGTGATAACGTCCCTTTGCTAGCATTGTCCTGTTCTGATACTTACATTCCAGAAACAGCTGTGTTTACATTTTCGGGTACCAATCTGTTTTTCTCCATGATCGTTGTTCTAATATCCTACTTCTACATTGTCCTCACCATTTTGAGGATACAATCCTCAGAAGGGAGACAAAAAGCTTTTTCCACCTGTGCTTCTCACATGATGGCGGTCACTGTGTTCTATGGGACCCTCCTTTTCATGTATTTGCAACCAAGGACCAATCACTCACTAGATACTGATAAAATGGCCTCAGTCTTTTACACCCTCGTGATACCAATGCTGAATCCCCTCATATACAGCCTAAGGAACAAGGATGTGAAGGATGCACTGAAGAGATTCCTGAATAACCCATGCCAATCACTCAAACTAATATAA